The following coding sequences lie in one Thermodesulforhabdaceae bacterium genomic window:
- a CDS encoding TonB-dependent receptor, producing MRWVGFFTVFLCLSLVSCPSMAYENEQMLEEIVVTATRTEKTIESSPASTAVVTKKEIEIRDVRTIDQVVNDISGVTVRRGKGLMDTLSSITLRGIPGAERTLILMDGMPLNNPYTGGVKFGGFYPEDLERVEVVKGPFSSLYGGYAMGGVVNFITKMPEKREVTLKTGYGSGFDRGNAMDDLTRLYFSYGDKIGDSLSFLVSYGRQHTEGYPSDFNVVSKTPPSEITGWKETKDRYGRTAYLVGDKGDNTWWDDGITVKAQYSFSQDTKLGFTFMRNRYEYDYEEPHTYLRDASGKPVYSYSGLSEYSFLPGGGGRTQNTYGLSFETTLLQNLATKINLAYLDTEKDWYVQTQTGATWSKGGPGYISSTPQEAFNGDIQFSLPVGQILGDMPPFVSGQILTFGGSFRWGSSDTKEKNLSDWRDEDSTTNLRYNSKGKTKLWAIFAQDEIPIMKNLTAYVGLRYDWWESYDGYVLDIDTKTWQPKPGYPKEYDSRSDSYLSPKFALVYKPFESTTLRSSVGEAFRAPTPYELYRTWTSSSGITYAGNPNLKPETTLSWDIGLEQKLWEGAKVSITYFENYMEDLISRKTVSSTYQEYTNVGKAESRGVEFEAEQWLNKWLKVYGNFTYTDSEVTKNPAKPETEGKRLIGVPLWKGNIGAQFEKAPFRASIVGRYMGKWYNDDTNADKHSGVYGSYDPYWVVDLKISYDITRWSTVSFVIDNLFDEDYYVYYKAPGRSYFAEVSIKF from the coding sequence ATGAGATGGGTTGGTTTCTTCACGGTCTTTCTTTGTCTTAGTTTGGTAAGCTGTCCGTCGATGGCTTATGAAAATGAACAGATGCTTGAAGAAATCGTTGTTACGGCTACACGAACCGAAAAAACAATTGAGTCTTCCCCAGCTTCCACCGCTGTTGTTACAAAAAAAGAAATTGAAATCCGAGATGTTAGAACCATTGATCAGGTCGTAAATGATATATCGGGCGTAACGGTGCGAAGAGGTAAAGGGCTCATGGACACTTTGTCATCCATTACTTTGCGCGGTATCCCGGGAGCCGAGAGAACTTTGATACTCATGGACGGTATGCCTTTGAATAACCCATATACCGGCGGTGTTAAATTCGGTGGATTTTATCCTGAAGACCTGGAGCGAGTAGAAGTGGTTAAAGGACCCTTTTCCAGCCTATACGGTGGCTATGCAATGGGTGGTGTGGTAAACTTCATTACAAAAATGCCAGAAAAGCGTGAAGTGACACTCAAAACCGGTTATGGCTCCGGTTTCGATCGAGGCAATGCTATGGATGATCTAACAAGACTCTACTTCTCCTATGGCGACAAAATAGGAGACAGCCTCAGTTTTCTCGTAAGTTACGGTCGTCAACACACCGAAGGTTACCCATCCGATTTCAACGTCGTAAGTAAAACTCCACCTTCAGAGATCACCGGCTGGAAAGAAACCAAAGATCGTTACGGTAGAACGGCATACCTTGTCGGCGATAAGGGGGATAATACCTGGTGGGATGATGGGATTACTGTGAAAGCTCAGTATAGCTTTTCGCAAGACACAAAACTTGGTTTCACCTTTATGAGAAATCGTTATGAATACGACTATGAAGAACCTCACACTTACCTGAGGGATGCTTCCGGAAAACCCGTCTATTCCTATTCTGGCTTGTCGGAATACTCTTTTTTGCCTGGTGGAGGCGGACGCACCCAAAATACCTATGGACTTAGTTTTGAAACTACACTTCTCCAAAATCTCGCCACAAAGATTAATCTCGCATACCTTGACACTGAAAAAGACTGGTATGTTCAGACTCAAACTGGAGCTACCTGGTCTAAGGGCGGACCTGGATATATAAGTTCAACACCACAGGAGGCTTTCAACGGGGATATACAATTTAGCCTTCCTGTTGGTCAGATCCTGGGCGATATGCCACCTTTCGTGAGCGGTCAAATACTCACCTTCGGTGGGTCTTTCAGGTGGGGAAGTTCAGACACTAAAGAGAAGAACCTGAGTGACTGGCGAGATGAAGATTCTACGACAAACCTTCGATACAATTCCAAAGGTAAAACCAAGCTTTGGGCGATTTTTGCTCAAGACGAAATACCCATAATGAAGAACCTTACAGCCTACGTAGGACTTAGATATGACTGGTGGGAAAGTTACGATGGCTATGTCTTAGATATCGACACCAAAACATGGCAACCAAAGCCAGGATATCCAAAAGAATATGATTCCCGCTCTGATTCCTACTTAAGCCCCAAATTCGCTCTGGTCTATAAACCCTTCGAATCGACAACTCTTAGAAGCTCCGTAGGTGAAGCCTTCAGAGCTCCAACGCCCTACGAGCTTTACCGCACATGGACTTCGTCATCGGGCATAACCTACGCAGGAAATCCCAATCTTAAGCCGGAAACAACTCTTTCCTGGGATATCGGACTAGAACAAAAGCTCTGGGAAGGTGCTAAAGTTTCCATTACTTATTTTGAAAACTACATGGAAGATTTAATTTCCCGCAAAACAGTGAGCTCAACTTATCAGGAGTATACAAACGTTGGTAAAGCCGAATCTCGCGGCGTGGAGTTTGAAGCAGAACAATGGCTGAATAAGTGGCTTAAGGTTTACGGTAATTTTACCTATACCGATTCTGAAGTTACGAAAAACCCGGCAAAACCGGAGACAGAAGGAAAGCGACTTATCGGCGTCCCGCTCTGGAAGGGAAACATAGGAGCACAGTTCGAAAAGGCTCCCTTTAGAGCGTCCATCGTGGGCAGATACATGGGGAAATGGTATAACGATGACACCAATGCTGACAAGCACAGCGGAGTTTACGGGTCTTACGATCCTTACTGGGTGGTGGATTTGAAAATTTCCTACGACATTACCAGGTGGTCCACAGTTTCTTTCGTTATCGACAACCTGTTTGATGAAGATTACTACGTCTATTACAAAGCTCCCGGAAGATCCTACTTTGCCGAAGTGTCAATAAAATTTTAG
- a CDS encoding ABC transporter substrate-binding protein: MKRFVVAILLSLSFVVFSCLMCPLWGTSSLTLTDKLGRTVTIDIPVKRAVVVITYELVPALGIWDQIVGVSRWAEEECDLYRTFVKTKPELKKPHIGLGTDVNVEAVLGLKPDLVITWAYNPKTVKFLEEKGLKVISVYPDSLSELYDVIRLHGKLFGKQDRAEEVIAEMEKIFDLIRKRVDVIPPEKRQRVIHLGGKPTTVSGAVGVTNDLINMIGGVNLGREIKDRNADVSVEKIVQWNPDVIFIWANAGYTPQWITENSQWKHIKAVRDGRVYKLPKWSTWSPRSAPIALWMAMKVCPQEFSDISFDQIADEFYFKVFGISFKDVQ, encoded by the coding sequence ATGAAGCGATTTGTCGTTGCCATACTGCTGAGCCTTTCTTTTGTGGTTTTCTCCTGTTTGATGTGTCCTCTTTGGGGAACATCCTCCTTAACCCTTACTGATAAGCTCGGTAGAACCGTAACGATCGATATTCCCGTTAAGCGAGCTGTGGTAGTGATCACCTACGAACTGGTGCCCGCTCTTGGAATATGGGATCAGATAGTTGGAGTATCTCGCTGGGCAGAAGAGGAATGTGACCTTTACAGAACTTTTGTTAAAACGAAACCAGAACTCAAAAAGCCTCATATAGGACTTGGAACTGATGTGAATGTTGAAGCAGTTCTGGGACTAAAACCCGATCTGGTTATAACCTGGGCTTACAATCCCAAGACAGTTAAATTCCTTGAAGAAAAGGGCTTGAAAGTTATCTCTGTTTATCCCGATAGTCTTTCGGAACTCTATGATGTGATAAGACTTCACGGAAAGCTGTTTGGCAAGCAGGATCGAGCAGAGGAAGTAATCGCCGAAATGGAAAAGATTTTTGATCTGATAAGAAAGCGAGTGGATGTGATTCCGCCAGAAAAAAGGCAGCGAGTGATACACCTCGGTGGCAAGCCTACAACGGTTTCAGGCGCTGTTGGTGTTACGAACGATCTCATAAACATGATTGGTGGCGTTAACTTAGGGAGAGAAATAAAGGACCGTAACGCAGATGTTTCCGTAGAAAAGATTGTTCAGTGGAATCCTGATGTAATCTTCATCTGGGCTAATGCCGGCTACACGCCCCAATGGATTACGGAAAATTCCCAGTGGAAACACATTAAGGCTGTTCGGGATGGGCGAGTTTACAAGCTACCCAAGTGGTCAACCTGGTCGCCTCGATCGGCACCGATAGCTTTATGGATGGCAATGAAGGTTTGCCCGCAAGAGTTTAGCGATATATCCTTCGATCAGATAGCCGACGAATTTTACTTTAAGGTCTTTGGAATTTCCTTCAAAGACGTTCAGTAA
- a CDS encoding DUF2760 domain-containing protein, producing MKQKTLWSWQSFFLCAFFNGLLGAAIFVPFSKGLSVVNQYLTPLTSQVKSMESLPPELGQVLTQIKDLVAIADQYGTIIIWGSVAVLTLALWLSLLLTGRRRIEKASEEAKKSVAATPAVTTRKEVVTPEPQKKSKEETLTAAFQILSIFQRQGRFIDFLKEDLSLYDDAQVGAAVRNLQESWKKAFQEYFTVEPIFKEPEGSQVTISAGFDASKIKLTGEVIGEPPFEGVVVHRGWKLVKVDLPVFTGSKQAEEWVIAPAEVEIQKRDSTDA from the coding sequence ATGAAGCAAAAAACCCTTTGGTCGTGGCAGTCTTTTTTTCTCTGTGCGTTCTTCAATGGATTACTGGGAGCTGCTATCTTTGTCCCGTTCAGTAAAGGGCTTTCTGTTGTTAACCAGTATCTAACACCGCTCACTTCTCAGGTTAAATCGATGGAATCTCTCCCACCGGAATTAGGTCAGGTGTTAACACAGATCAAGGACCTTGTTGCTATTGCTGACCAATACGGCACTATAATCATCTGGGGCTCTGTAGCGGTTCTGACTCTTGCTCTCTGGCTTTCTCTGCTCCTTACGGGACGACGCCGTATAGAAAAGGCTTCCGAAGAAGCAAAGAAAAGCGTTGCCGCCACACCTGCCGTTACTACCAGAAAGGAAGTTGTTACACCGGAACCACAGAAAAAAAGTAAGGAAGAAACCCTTACTGCCGCCTTTCAAATTCTGTCCATCTTTCAGCGGCAGGGGCGCTTCATAGACTTTCTCAAAGAGGATCTCTCCCTGTATGATGACGCTCAGGTTGGTGCTGCAGTGAGAAATCTCCAGGAAAGCTGGAAGAAAGCTTTTCAGGAGTATTTCACTGTGGAACCCATTTTTAAGGAACCCGAAGGCTCTCAGGTAACTATTTCAGCCGGTTTTGATGCCAGCAAAATCAAGCTTACAGGAGAAGTCATTGGCGAACCACCCTTTGAAGGTGTGGTGGTGCATCGAGGCTGGAAGCTTGTAAAAGTTGATCTTCCTGTCTTTACCGGTTCTAAGCAGGCAGAAGAATGGGTCATTGCTCCAGCGGAAGTAGAAATTCAGAAGAGAGATTCCACCGACGCTTAG
- a CDS encoding Hsp70 family protein, translating into MTEARYVVGIDLGTTHCVVGYAPITKDLKPDIQIFHIPQIIAPHEIKPLPLLPSFLFMPGPHDVPPGSLRMPWDDPSIEPECVVGEFARQRGAELPHRLVSSAKSWLCHSGVDRTQPILPWGSPKDVRKISPVEALSRLLIHIRNAWNYEIAKGDPELSLEHQDMLITVPASFDAVARELTVQAARMAGLEHFTLLEEPQAAFYGWIYDHEEVWRDLVKVGDLILVCDVGGGTTDFSLIEVSEDDGTLSLKRIAVGEHLLLGGDNMDLALAYLLRQRLPSRLDEWQFRMLWYQCRIAKEKLLARKEVQSEPVVILGRGTSLIGGTLRTELNLKDINEVILEGFFPFCSLDDVPKKKPRIGVREMGLPYEDDPAITVHMAYFVRRQIKGGDIFPTAILFNGGVMKAEPFRRRIVEVIESWGRAGEVRDLTAGRAYSGSSEEISRATELDLAVAKGAAYYGFVRRGRGVRIRAGASRTYYIGIESSMPSVPGIPTPVKALCVVPFGMEEGTSVELKEQEFGLVVGQPAVFTLMASTVRQDDEAGAVVEDWEEVIQPVATMETMLTPAEDTQSQDDTEGTIVPVWLQSSMTEVGTLELHCVDAINPQRKWKLTFNLKERESS; encoded by the coding sequence ATGACCGAAGCACGCTACGTGGTTGGAATTGATCTTGGAACCACCCATTGCGTGGTGGGATATGCTCCAATAACTAAAGATCTGAAGCCAGACATACAAATCTTCCACATCCCTCAAATTATAGCTCCTCACGAAATAAAGCCTCTTCCACTTCTTCCGTCATTCCTTTTTATGCCGGGACCCCACGATGTTCCTCCGGGTAGTTTGCGTATGCCATGGGATGATCCCAGCATTGAACCTGAATGCGTTGTGGGAGAATTTGCAAGACAGCGAGGAGCAGAACTGCCTCACCGGCTTGTATCTTCTGCCAAGTCCTGGCTTTGTCATTCCGGCGTTGACCGCACTCAACCCATTCTCCCCTGGGGAAGTCCAAAAGATGTAAGGAAAATCTCGCCCGTGGAAGCTTTATCGCGTCTTCTTATCCACATCCGTAACGCCTGGAATTACGAGATTGCAAAGGGCGACCCAGAACTTTCCCTTGAACATCAGGACATGCTCATAACAGTGCCGGCTTCCTTCGATGCCGTAGCCCGCGAATTGACCGTCCAGGCTGCTCGAATGGCAGGTCTGGAACACTTTACTCTCCTTGAAGAACCTCAAGCCGCCTTTTACGGCTGGATTTACGACCATGAAGAAGTCTGGCGTGATCTCGTAAAGGTAGGGGATCTTATCCTCGTTTGTGATGTGGGGGGAGGCACAACAGATTTCAGCCTTATAGAAGTTTCCGAAGACGACGGGACTCTTTCTCTAAAGCGTATAGCCGTAGGGGAACATCTTCTTCTTGGTGGGGACAACATGGATCTGGCTCTAGCTTATCTTCTTCGCCAGCGGTTGCCTTCTCGTCTCGATGAGTGGCAGTTCCGAATGTTATGGTATCAGTGCCGTATTGCCAAGGAAAAGCTTCTGGCTCGCAAAGAAGTTCAATCCGAACCTGTGGTCATCCTGGGAAGAGGAACTTCTCTTATAGGGGGCACATTGAGAACTGAGCTTAACCTTAAGGATATTAACGAGGTCATCCTTGAAGGATTTTTCCCTTTCTGTTCTCTCGATGACGTTCCCAAGAAAAAGCCCAGGATAGGTGTTCGAGAAATGGGCCTTCCCTATGAAGATGATCCAGCTATTACCGTCCACATGGCATATTTCGTTAGACGCCAGATCAAGGGTGGTGATATCTTCCCAACGGCGATTCTTTTTAACGGCGGAGTTATGAAAGCCGAGCCCTTCAGGCGAAGAATCGTTGAAGTGATTGAATCCTGGGGTAGAGCAGGTGAGGTTAGAGATCTAACGGCTGGAAGGGCTTATTCCGGCAGCTCGGAAGAGATTTCCAGAGCTACAGAACTAGATCTTGCGGTTGCTAAAGGTGCCGCCTATTACGGTTTTGTGCGTCGCGGTAGGGGCGTGAGAATTCGTGCTGGTGCTTCCAGAACCTACTACATCGGTATAGAAAGTTCCATGCCATCGGTTCCGGGCATACCCACCCCGGTTAAGGCTCTGTGCGTTGTGCCTTTTGGAATGGAGGAAGGCACATCGGTTGAACTCAAAGAGCAAGAGTTTGGGCTGGTTGTGGGACAGCCTGCAGTGTTTACTCTTATGGCATCAACGGTGCGGCAAGATGACGAAGCTGGCGCTGTCGTAGAAGACTGGGAGGAAGTCATTCAACCTGTAGCAACAATGGAAACTATGCTTACGCCAGCCGAAGATACTCAATCACAGGATGATACTGAAGGAACAATCGTTCCCGTATGGCTACAAAGCAGTATGACTGAGGTGGGAACTCTTGAACTCCACTGCGTAGATGCGATAAACCCTCAGCGTAAGTGGAAATTAACCTTTAACCTCAAGGAGAGAGAATCAAGCTAA
- a CDS encoding Hsp70 family protein, with amino-acid sequence MSTFRNTIHDYRYIIGIDLGTTNSAVAYVDLAEDVKSPDSAIRIFEIPQYVALGEISNRPVLPSFLYLPGKYDLPREQLFRLPWESDQDEVTGIVGEFARQQGSTVPHRLVSSAKSWLCHARVDRKARILPWGTKEAEDLRKVSPVEASSRYIEHIRNAWNFVMARNSASSAFEEQLIVLTVPASFDEVARELTVEAARMAGIPRLVLIEEPLAAFYGWLSKYSHNWQDIIRPGQIVLICDVGGGTTDLTIVALRESATGERNLQFDRLAVGDHLLLGGDNMDIAIARQAEEKLTGKIGSLDTRRWHQLCYQARKVKEEILSDPSISETKFTVLGHGSRLIGDTLSTTVEADHLRKLILDGFFPFVPIDRKPISTQRSGIVEWGLPYEQDPAITSHIAWFWKRFESFTARETGRERPYPDFVLFNGGALTPAQIRSRILDVVESWFGEKPQELVGPRLDLAVAVGAAYYGLVRLGAGVRVGAGSPRSYYIVVGKKDKDLEEREVQREYDALCIVPRGTEEGFEYKIEGEGFEVISNQPVSFQLLASTTRVEDRLGEIVTLSEDDAVLLPPIYTVLKFGKGEERRTIPVGLGVRLTEVGTLEMWCQSIKTPHKWQLQFDVRETSETEREEAVREGRVVEETVDYERIEQAVGLVCDVFEHKKMEPSELVKALVEALAMPREKWPIGVVRKIADVLLDHEQGRTFSFHHEARWFNLLGFCLRPGFGDVLDEWRMKRVWKLFPRDLVFPRQVQCRLEWWIFWRRVSGGLTSGQQWHIYQLVSSLVHNEGQGSKKKKVKTLSPQEAIELWMTLASFEHLPVDVKVKLGRIFLEKLLKSGRPSPKDLWVIGRIGARALLYGSADKVVPPEEVIGWLDKLLKKGFPVDEAFGYTLLSLVRETGDRARDVPEDVRERTYKVVLKVLSEQKIRSFTEKVGSSWGRQAQEWAFGETLPPGIVIKDAGDE; translated from the coding sequence ATGAGCACATTCAGAAACACTATCCATGACTATCGCTACATAATTGGGATCGACCTGGGAACAACAAATTCAGCCGTAGCTTATGTGGATTTAGCAGAGGATGTAAAATCTCCCGATTCGGCAATTCGTATCTTTGAAATTCCCCAGTATGTGGCTCTGGGAGAGATATCAAACCGCCCTGTATTGCCATCCTTTCTTTATCTGCCGGGGAAATATGATCTTCCCAGAGAGCAGCTTTTTAGACTTCCTTGGGAAAGCGATCAGGATGAAGTCACTGGTATAGTGGGAGAATTTGCTCGCCAGCAGGGATCTACTGTCCCTCACAGGCTTGTATCCTCCGCCAAATCGTGGTTGTGTCATGCCAGAGTGGACCGCAAGGCAAGGATTCTTCCCTGGGGAACAAAGGAAGCCGAAGATCTTCGGAAGGTCTCACCGGTGGAGGCAAGCTCGCGGTATATTGAACACATCCGTAACGCCTGGAACTTTGTTATGGCTCGAAACTCCGCCAGCTCGGCTTTTGAGGAACAGCTTATTGTTCTTACCGTGCCGGCTTCCTTTGATGAAGTTGCCAGAGAACTTACGGTTGAAGCCGCCCGCATGGCTGGTATCCCCAGGCTGGTTCTTATCGAAGAACCTCTTGCAGCCTTCTATGGCTGGCTTTCAAAGTATTCTCACAACTGGCAGGATATTATACGTCCCGGGCAGATTGTGCTTATCTGTGATGTTGGAGGTGGAACTACTGATTTAACCATTGTAGCTCTTAGAGAGTCCGCCACTGGAGAAAGGAACCTGCAGTTCGACCGTCTTGCCGTGGGTGATCATCTTCTTCTCGGTGGAGACAATATGGACATTGCTATCGCTCGCCAGGCTGAAGAAAAACTCACTGGAAAGATTGGTTCCCTTGACACCAGAAGATGGCATCAGCTCTGTTATCAGGCTCGCAAGGTAAAGGAAGAAATACTCAGCGATCCATCCATATCCGAAACAAAATTTACCGTTCTCGGGCACGGTTCCCGCCTTATCGGGGACACGCTCTCCACCACAGTTGAAGCCGACCATTTACGAAAGCTTATTCTTGATGGCTTTTTCCCCTTTGTGCCAATCGATAGAAAACCGATTTCTACTCAGCGAAGCGGCATTGTGGAATGGGGACTTCCCTATGAGCAGGATCCTGCCATCACAAGCCATATTGCCTGGTTCTGGAAGCGCTTTGAAAGCTTTACGGCAAGAGAAACCGGCCGGGAACGTCCTTACCCCGACTTTGTGCTCTTCAATGGAGGAGCTCTGACCCCGGCTCAGATTAGATCAAGAATTCTCGATGTTGTCGAAAGCTGGTTTGGCGAGAAACCCCAAGAACTCGTCGGTCCCAGGCTTGATCTCGCCGTGGCGGTAGGAGCTGCATACTACGGTCTGGTGCGATTGGGAGCAGGAGTAAGAGTTGGAGCCGGTAGTCCTCGATCTTACTACATCGTTGTGGGGAAGAAAGATAAGGATCTGGAAGAAAGAGAAGTCCAGCGAGAATATGATGCATTGTGCATTGTGCCCAGGGGGACGGAGGAAGGCTTTGAGTATAAAATCGAAGGAGAGGGTTTTGAAGTAATATCCAATCAGCCGGTCTCATTCCAGCTCCTTGCTTCTACAACAAGAGTAGAGGACAGACTTGGAGAGATCGTAACACTTTCAGAAGATGATGCTGTGTTGCTTCCCCCGATTTATACTGTTTTGAAATTTGGCAAGGGCGAAGAAAGACGAACGATTCCGGTAGGTCTTGGAGTCCGCCTCACAGAGGTGGGGACTCTGGAGATGTGGTGTCAGTCCATCAAAACACCCCATAAGTGGCAACTTCAGTTTGATGTGAGAGAAACATCAGAGACCGAGCGAGAGGAAGCGGTTCGAGAAGGTCGTGTGGTAGAAGAAACGGTTGACTATGAGCGCATTGAACAGGCGGTGGGGCTCGTGTGCGATGTGTTTGAGCATAAGAAAATGGAGCCGTCGGAGCTTGTTAAAGCTTTGGTTGAAGCCCTGGCAATGCCAAGAGAAAAATGGCCCATTGGGGTTGTCAGAAAAATTGCCGATGTGCTCCTTGATCATGAGCAGGGCCGAACCTTTTCTTTCCATCACGAAGCGAGATGGTTCAATCTGCTTGGCTTTTGCCTTCGCCCCGGGTTTGGTGATGTGCTGGATGAGTGGCGAATGAAACGGGTCTGGAAGCTGTTTCCGCGGGATCTTGTTTTTCCGCGCCAGGTTCAGTGCAGGCTTGAGTGGTGGATATTCTGGAGAAGAGTTTCTGGAGGGCTTACATCGGGTCAGCAGTGGCATATCTATCAGCTGGTTTCGTCTTTAGTGCATAATGAAGGGCAGGGCAGCAAGAAAAAGAAGGTTAAGACTCTTTCGCCTCAGGAAGCCATAGAATTGTGGATGACTCTCGCAAGCTTCGAACATCTTCCCGTTGACGTGAAGGTCAAGCTCGGTAGAATTTTTCTTGAGAAGCTTCTTAAAAGTGGTCGTCCATCTCCAAAGGATCTGTGGGTAATTGGAAGAATTGGAGCAAGAGCTCTTCTCTATGGATCCGCCGATAAGGTTGTTCCTCCGGAAGAAGTTATAGGCTGGTTGGATAAGCTCCTCAAAAAAGGCTTTCCTGTGGATGAAGCTTTTGGATATACTTTGCTTAGTCTCGTGCGGGAGACTGGAGATCGGGCAAGGGATGTGCCCGAAGATGTGCGAGAACGCACTTATAAGGTAGTTCTGAAGGTATTGTCAGAACAAAAGATTAGATCCTTTACCGAAAAGGTGGGATCCTCCTGGGGAAGACAGGCTCAAGAATGGGCTTTTGGAGAAACGTTGCCGCCGGGAATTGTTATCAAGGATGCAGGTGATGAGTGA
- a CDS encoding CooT family nickel-binding protein produces MCEANAYFLRGDKEELIMEAVDTIENENGVLKMKSIFGDQKTIRGVIRRMALVDHKIIIEELPS; encoded by the coding sequence ATGTGCGAAGCAAATGCTTACTTTTTGAGAGGCGATAAGGAAGAACTCATTATGGAAGCCGTTGACACTATTGAGAACGAAAACGGTGTGCTTAAGATGAAAAGCATATTTGGTGATCAGAAGACAATTCGAGGTGTCATACGGCGTATGGCTCTTGTTGATCACAAGATTATTATTGAGGAATTGCCTTCCTAA